The DNA segment ACACGCCCGCCGCATTCAACTGGCATAACGCGACGGTCTACTTTGTGCTGACAGACCGTTTCCAGAACGGCGATCCGACGAATGATCAAAGCTATGGCCGCCACAAAGATGGCATGGAGGAGATTGGCACCTTTCATGGCGGCGATTTACGCGGGCTGGCAAACAAGCTGGACTATCTGCAACACCTGGGGGTGAATGCCCTGTGGATCAGCGCGCCGTTCGAGCAAATCCACGGCTGGGTCGGCGGCGGTACGAAAGGGGACTTCCCGCATTATGCCTACCACGGCTATTACACCCAGGACTGGACCACGCTGGACGCCAATATGGGCAGCGAGGGCGACCTTCGCGCGTTAGTCGATGGCGCACACCAGCGCGGCATCCGTATTCTGTTTGATGTGGTGATGAACCACACGGGCTACGCCACGCTGGCGGACATGCAGACATTCCGGTTTGGCGCGCTGTATCTGCAAGGCGATGAGCTGAAAAAGACGCTGGGCGAACGCTGGACTGACTGGAAGCCCGCCGCCGGGCAAAGCTGGCACAGCTTTAATGACTACATCAACTTCAGCGACAAAGCGGCATGGGAAGCATGGTGGGGGAAAGAATGGATTCGCACGGATATTGGCGATTATGACAATCCTGGCTTTGACGATTTGACCATGTCGCTGGCCTTCCTGCCCGATATTAAAACGGAATCCACAACCCCTTCCGGCCTGCCGGTGTTCTATAAAAACAAACCGGATACCCGTGCAAAAGCCATTGAGGGCTACACGCCGCGGGATTATCTGACCCACTGGCTCAGTCAGTGGGTGCGTGATTACGGCATCGACGGGTTCCGCGTAGATACCGCCAAACACGTCGAACTTCCTGCCTGGCAGCAGTTGAAAACCCAGGCCAGCGCGGCGTTGACCGAGTGGAAACAGGCCAACCCGGACAAGACGCTGGACGACACGCCTTTCTGGATGACTGGTGAAGCCTGGGGCCACGGCGTCATGCAGAGTGATTATTACCGCCACGGCTTTGATGCGATGATCAACTTTGACTACCAGGAGCAGGCGGCAAAAGCGGTCGATTGTCTGGCGAATATGGACGCCACCTGGCAGCAAATGGCAGAGAAATTACAGGATTTCAACGTGCTGAGTTATCTCTCCTCACACGACACTCGCCTCTTTCGGGAAGGCGGCGATAAGGCCGCAGAGCTTCTGCTGCTGGCGCCCGGCGCCGTACAGATCTTTTATGGCGACGAATCCGCACGCCCCTTTGGCCCGACGGGTTCCGATCCGCTGCAAGGCGCCCGTTCTGACATGAACTGGCAGGATATCAACGGTAAATCCGCCGCCACCGTCGCCCACTGGCAGCGAATCAGCCAGTTCCGCGCCAGACACCCCGCCATCGGCGCCGGTAAGCAAACCACGCTCTCACTGAAGCAGGGGTACGGTTTTGTGCGCGAGCACGACGACGATAAGGTCATGGTCGTCTGGGCGGGTCGCCCTTAATCCTGCCTGACGTCCGGTGTGCCCATCCGCCGGACGTCTCATCAAAACAAAACACCAGCCAGATAAAAATCTTCAGCATAAAACATCAACCACGGCGTTAACGCCTGATTTGCACCCTGCCATAGGTAGCGCTATGGTTAGCCACTTTGATAATGAGTTCGACAGACCACCTGCTATGACATTCTCACTTTTTGGCGACAAATTTACCCGCCATTCAGGCATTACCCGCCTGATGGAAGACCTCAATGACGGCTTACGCACGCCCGGCGCAATCATGCTCGGCGGGGGTAATCCAGCGCAAATCCCGGAAATGCAGAATTACTTCCATTCGCTACTGGGCGAAATGCTGGAAAACGGCAAAGCCACTGATGCGCTTTGTAATTATGACGGTCCGCAGGGAAAAACGGAGCTACTGACAGCGCTCGCGTCGCTGCTGCGTGAGAATCTGGGTTGGGATATCGAACCACAGAATATTGCACTAACAAACGGCAGTCAGAGCGCGTTTTTCTACTTGTTTAATCTCTTCGCCGGACGCCGCGCCGACGGGACGACTAAAAAAGTGCTGTTCCCGCTGGCGCCGGAATACATTGGTTATGCCGATTCCGGGCTGGAAGAGGATCTTTTCGTTTCCGCTCGCCCGAATATCGAGCTATTGCCGGAAGGTCAGTTCAAATACCACGTTGATTTTGAACATCTGCGCATCGGGGAAGAGACCGGCATGATCTGCGTGTCGCGCCCGACTAACCCAACAGGCAATGTGATTACCGACGAAGAGCTGATGAAGCTGGATACCCTTGCCAATCAGCACGGCATCCCGCTGGTGATCGATAACGCCTACGGCGTTCCCTTCCCGGGCATTATTTTCAGCGAAGCACGCCCGCTGTGGAATCCGAATATCATCCTGTGCATGAGCCTCTCCAAACTGGGGCTGCCCGGCAGCCGCTGCGGCATCATTATCGCCAATGAAAAAATCATCACCGCCATCACCAATATGAACGGCATTATCAGCCTGTCGCCTGGCGGTATTGGCCCGGCAATGATGTGCGAAATGATTAAGCGTAACGACCTGCTGCGCCTGTCGGAAACGGTAATAAAACCGTTCTACTACCAGCGCGTACTGGAGACAATCGCGACCATTCGCCGGTATTTACCGGAAAATCGCTGCCTGATCCATAAACCGGAAGGCGCTATTTTCCTCTGGCTGTGGTTCAAAGATTTGCCGATTTCAACTGAATTGCTGTACCAGCGTCTGAAAGCGCGCGGCGTATTGATGGTTCCCGGCGACTACTTCTTCCCGGGGCTGGACAAACCCTGGCCGCATACGCACCAGTGCATGCGGATGAACTACGTTCCCGATCCGCAAAAAATTGAGGCAGGGGTGAAAATTCTTGCTGAAGAGGTTGAGCGCGCCTGGCGCGAAGGCTGACAGCCTCCCCGGTCATCGCCTGACCGGGGTGACACTCAGACGGGTTGCGCGTGCAGTCGTTGTCGCTGCACGTTTTCCACATCAAGGCACTGCAACGCGTCAGTCGGGCAGGCCTCCACACATGCCGGGCCCGTTTCACGGTGCCAGCAAAGATCGCATTTAATCGCCTGTACGCGTGAGGTTCGCGACACAACGTTCATCGCGCCGAACGGGCACGCCAGCATACAGCTTTTACACCCGATACAGCGCGCTTGTTCCACGAAGATGTGCCCATGATCGCGACGAATAGCCTGCGTTGGGCACACGTTCGCGCAGGGGGCATCTTCACACTGGCGACATGCCGCCGCCGTGGTAAACGCATCGTCTTTAATGACCCGGATGCGGGAGACAAATTCCCCGGACGATACCGCCGCACAGTCCTGGTTCTCCTGGTGCGCCACTACGCAGGCAACCTCACAGGTACGACAGCCGATACATTTCGCCGCATCCGCCATGATAAATCGGTTCATTGCCCTCTCCACCTGCGTAAAACCCCAGAGTGCCAGAGAGAGCGCGATCGCTGCTTTGATCCGACGAGGGAAACGATTAAATTTTGTCAGATGCCCATCATCTTCCGGGCGCCTGCCTTAAGCGCGCACGGTAAAACCCAACTCATTCGAGATCGCCTGCGCGGTGTCACGCAGGGGCTTGAGCAGATTCTTCTCGCCGATTTGCTTGAGCCGGGACGTCGAAAGCGAAATAGAGATGGCGTATGGCACCCGATGGTGAATATCAAACACCGGCACGGCAATGCAGGAAACGCCCAGCTCATTCTCTTCGCGATCCATCGCCATACCGCTTTCACGAATTTGCGCCAGCTCGTCATACATCGCCGGCAACCCGGTAATGGTGTTACGGGTCAACGGCTGGATCTGATCCTTGTGGCTTTCCCAATAGGTTTCCACATAGTCAGGATGGCCGAACGCCATGTAAATCTTCCCCATCGCAGAGCAATACAGCGGCATATGCTGACCGATATAGGCGCGGGTGCGCAGCATGCCGGTGGTCGGCTCCAGCTTATAGATCAGAATGGCATGATCGTCTTCACGGCTGGAGAAGTTGACGGTCTCGCCAGTGGCGATATTCAGCGTCTCAAGATGCGGCGCAGCCACATGAATGATATTCAGCGATGACAGGGCTTTCTGCCCGACAGCGATAAATTTAGTGGTCAGACGATAGCTTCCGGCGGCAGGCGCGGGAGTGACATACCCGCAGGACTGCAATCCCTGTAGCAGTCGATGCACGGTACTTTTGTTCAGCCCTGCCAGTTCAGACAAGTGCGCCAGCGGGCATCCGTTCGGGTAGTTACTGAGGATCTCAATCAGCATCAAACCACGGAACAGGCTCTGACTACCGGCTGGCCTCTCTTTTTCTTGCGTCATTTCGCTCTCTTTTATGCCCATCGCTTCCGCTCCCCTTTTCGTCGCGCTCTGATGGTAGCGCAAAGTGTGTTTCAGTTCACGATCTGAACCGAAAAAACACAACTATTTGATTTTGATGATTTTAAAAAATAGACCACCCCGTTGATCTGTCAAAATTTGATCGCTATATTTGAAATCAGATTTCGCATAGTGAAATTTAAAGATAAAAAAGCGGTCAAAAATAAACGGGAGAAGCAGGAATGAAAGTGACTTTTGAGCAGTTAAAAGAGGCGTTCAATCGGGTGCTGCTGGCGCGCGGCGTTGCGGCGGAAACGGCTGACGCCTGTGCAGAGATGTTTGCCCGTACTACAGAATCCGGCGTCTATTCGCATGGCGTGAATCGCTTTCCCCGTTTCATTCAGCAACTGGATAATGGCGACATCATTCCTGATGCCAGACCGCAGCGCATCACCAGCCTTGGCGCCATTGAGCAGTGGGATGCTCAGCGAGCCATCGGCAATCTGACGGCGAAAAAAATGATGGATCGCGCCATTGAACTGGCTTCCGACCACGGCATCGGCCTGGTGGCGTTACGCAATGCCAACCACTGGATGCGCGGCGGCAGCTACGGCTGGCAGGCGGCGGAAAAAGGCTACATCGGCATCTGCTGGACCAACTCTATCGCCGTGATGCCGCCGTGGGGGTCAAAAGAGTGCCGCATTGGCACGAACCCGCTGATCGTCGCCATCCCTTCATCGCCAATCACCATGATCGATATGTCGATGTCGATGTTCTCCTACGGCATGTTAGAGGTGAACCGGCTGGCGGGACGTGAGCTGCCGGTAGACGGCGGGTTCGACGATGAAGGCAATTTGACCAAAGAACCTGGCGTGATCGAAAAAAATCGCCGCATTTTGCCGATGGGCTACTGGAAAGGGTCAGGTCTGTCGATTGTGCTGGATATGATCGCCACCCTGCTTTCCGACGGCGCTTCCGTTGCCGAAGTTACCCAGGAAAACAGCGACGAATACGGCGTTTCGCAGATCTTCATCGCTATTGAGGTCGATAAGCTGATTGATGGCGCCACGCGCGATGCCAAACTCCAGCGCATTATGGATTTCGTCACCACCGCTGAGCGCGCCGATGAGAACGTGGCAATCCGTCTGCCAGGCCACGAATTTACCCGGCTGCGGGATGAGAATCGCCGCAACGGCATCACCGTCGATGACAGCGTATGGGCCAAAATCCAGGCGCTGTAAGGAGGCATAGCATGATATTTGGACATATCGCACAGCCCAATCCGTGTCGTCTGCCAGACGCGATTGAAAAGGCGCTCGATTTCTTACGCACCACCGACTTTCGCACGCTGGACCCTGGGGTGGTGGAAATCGACGGCAAAAATATTTTTGCCCAGATAATTGATTTAACCACCCGCACTGCGGCTGAAAACCGTCCAGAAGTTCATCGCCGTTATCTGGATATTCAGTTTCTCGCCTGGGGTGAAGAAAAAATAGGGGTTGCCATCGACACCGGTAATAACCAAATCAGCGAATCGTTATTAGAACAGCGCGATATTATTTTCTATCACGACAGTGAACATGAATCTTTCTTTGAAATGGTTCCGGGAAGCTACGCTATTTTTTTCCCGCAGGATGTTCATCGCCCTGGCTGCAATAAAACGGTCGCGACACCCATACGGAAAATCGTCGTTAAAGTGGCAATATCCGCTTTATAAAACGTTATCTTTGGAGCACAACATGAAAACGAACAATACCGGTTATATTATCGGTGCGTATCCCTGTGCACCCTCATTTCACCAAAAGAGTGAAGAGGAAGAGAAGGAATTCTGGCGGCAACTCTCCGATACTCCTGATATTCGTGGGCTGGAGCAACCCTGCCTTGAACATCTTCACCCACTCGGCGACGCGTGGTTATTGCGCCATACGCCAGGCAACTGGCAAATCGTCGTGACGGCGATTATGGAGACCATGCGCCGTCGCGGTGAAAACCGCGGCTTTGGGCTGGCCTCCAGCAATGAAGATCAGCGTCAGGCCTGTGTGGCGTACTATCGCCACCTTTACCAGAAGATCACGACAATCAACGCGGCAAGCGCCGGGAAAGTGATCGCGCTTGAGCTGCACGCCGCACCGCAGGCCGATAACCCAAACGTCGCGCAGGCAACGGACGCATTTGCCCGTTCAGTGAAAGAGATCGCTGGCTGGGACTGGCCGTGCGACCTGGTGCTGGAACACTGCGACGCGATGACCAGCGCCGCGCCGCGCAAAGGATTCCTGCCTCTGGACAACGTGCTGGAGGTGATTGCCGACTACGACATCAGCGTTTGCATTAACTGGGCGCGTTCCGCCATTGAAGGACGCAACACCACCCTGCCACTAACCCATACGCAGCAGGTGAAACAGGCTGGCAAACTCGGCGCGCTGATGTTCTCCGGTACAACGCAAAGCGGTGAATACGGCGAATGGCAGGATTTACATGCGCCTTTCGCACCTTTCTGCCCTGACAGCATGATGACGCAGGAACATGCCCGTGAATTACTGACCTGCGCAGGAACAGACGTTCTGCAATTCATGGGTATTAAGTTACTGGAAATTAACGCTAATGCCGACGTCAGTCACCGCGTAGCGATATTACGCGACGGCATTACGGCATTAAATAACGCCAAATAATAAGACGTTGCCGGATGGCGGCGTAGGTCTGATAAGCAAAACGTCATCAGGCATTAAATAATTTACTTTTCATCGCCAGAATACTTACTTTACGAGAATACGAAGATGAATATGACCTCTCGCCCTACAGAAAAAGATATACCTCGTCAGCGTTGGCTGCGAATTATTCCGCCCATTCTGATTACCTGTATTATTTCTTATATGGACCGCGTGAATATTGCTTTCGCGATGCCTGGCGGAATGGATGCCGAATTAGGTATTTCCGCCACTATGGCCGGTCTGGCTGGCGGGATTTTCTTCATCGGCTATCTGTTCTTACAGGTTCCCGGCGGCAAAATCGCCGTTCACGGCAGCGGCAAGAAATTTATCGGCTGGTCGCTGGTTGCCTGGGCGGTTATTTCCGTCCTCACAGGCTTAATCACCAACCAGTATCAATTGCTTGCCCTGCGTTTCTTACTGGGTGTGGCGGAAGGCGGCATGCTGCCCGTCGTACTGACGATGATCAGCAACTGGTTCCCGGACGCTGAACGCGGTCGTGCGAACGCCATTGTGATTATGTTTGTGCCGATTGCCGGGATTATCACCGCCCCGCTCTCCGGCTGGATAATCACCGTACTCGACTGGCGCTGGCTGTTCATTATTGAAGGTCTGCTCTCTCTCGTCGTGCTGGTGCTGTGGGCGTACACCATTTATGACCGGCCGCAGGAAGCCCGCTGGATCTCCGGGGCGGAAAAAAACTATCTGGTGGAAACCCTCGCCGCAGAACAGAAAGCCATTGCCGGAAGCGAAGTCAAAAACGCCTCTCTCAGCGCGGTCCTTTCCGACAAAACCATGTGGCAACTTATCGCCCTGAACTTCTTCTATCAGACCGGGATTTACGGTTACACCCTCTGGCTGCCAACCATCCTCAAAGAGCTGACCCACAGCAGCATGGGGCAAGTCGGTATGCTCGCCATTTTGCCATACGTCGGTGCGATCGCCGGGATGTTCCTGTTCTCTTTCCTTTCCGACCGCACGGGTAAACGCAAACTGTTTGTCTGCCTGCCGCTGATTGGCTTCGCCCTGTGCATGTTCCTG comes from the Citrobacter koseri ATCC BAA-895 genome and includes:
- the yiaJ gene encoding IclR family transcriptional regulator YiaJ codes for the protein MGIKESEMTQEKERPAGSQSLFRGLMLIEILSNYPNGCPLAHLSELAGLNKSTVHRLLQGLQSCGYVTPAPAAGSYRLTTKFIAVGQKALSSLNIIHVAAPHLETLNIATGETVNFSSREDDHAILIYKLEPTTGMLRTRAYIGQHMPLYCSAMGKIYMAFGHPDYVETYWESHKDQIQPLTRNTITGLPAMYDELAQIRESGMAMDREENELGVSCIAVPVFDIHHRVPYAISISLSTSRLKQIGEKNLLKPLRDTAQAISNELGFTVRA
- the avtA gene encoding valine--pyruvate transaminase; this translates as MTFSLFGDKFTRHSGITRLMEDLNDGLRTPGAIMLGGGNPAQIPEMQNYFHSLLGEMLENGKATDALCNYDGPQGKTELLTALASLLRENLGWDIEPQNIALTNGSQSAFFYLFNLFAGRRADGTTKKVLFPLAPEYIGYADSGLEEDLFVSARPNIELLPEGQFKYHVDFEHLRIGEETGMICVSRPTNPTGNVITDEELMKLDTLANQHGIPLVIDNAYGVPFPGIIFSEARPLWNPNIILCMSLSKLGLPGSRCGIIIANEKIITAITNMNGIISLSPGGIGPAMMCEMIKRNDLLRLSETVIKPFYYQRVLETIATIRRYLPENRCLIHKPEGAIFLWLWFKDLPISTELLYQRLKARGVLMVPGDYFFPGLDKPWPHTHQCMRMNYVPDPQKIEAGVKILAEEVERAWREG
- a CDS encoding MFS transporter: MNMTSRPTEKDIPRQRWLRIIPPILITCIISYMDRVNIAFAMPGGMDAELGISATMAGLAGGIFFIGYLFLQVPGGKIAVHGSGKKFIGWSLVAWAVISVLTGLITNQYQLLALRFLLGVAEGGMLPVVLTMISNWFPDAERGRANAIVIMFVPIAGIITAPLSGWIITVLDWRWLFIIEGLLSLVVLVLWAYTIYDRPQEARWISGAEKNYLVETLAAEQKAIAGSEVKNASLSAVLSDKTMWQLIALNFFYQTGIYGYTLWLPTILKELTHSSMGQVGMLAILPYVGAIAGMFLFSFLSDRTGKRKLFVCLPLIGFALCMFLSVALKNQIWLAYAALVGCGFFLQSAAGVFWTIPARLFSAEMAGGARGVINALGNLGGFCGPYAVGVLITLYSKDAGVYCLAISLALAALLALLLPAKCDAGSTPAKTMSPRKHAA
- the yiaK gene encoding 3-dehydro-L-gulonate 2-dehydrogenase, which translates into the protein MKVTFEQLKEAFNRVLLARGVAAETADACAEMFARTTESGVYSHGVNRFPRFIQQLDNGDIIPDARPQRITSLGAIEQWDAQRAIGNLTAKKMMDRAIELASDHGIGLVALRNANHWMRGGSYGWQAAEKGYIGICWTNSIAVMPPWGSKECRIGTNPLIVAIPSSPITMIDMSMSMFSYGMLEVNRLAGRELPVDGGFDDEGNLTKEPGVIEKNRRILPMGYWKGSGLSIVLDMIATLLSDGASVAEVTQENSDEYGVSQIFIAIEVDKLIDGATRDAKLQRIMDFVTTAERADENVAIRLPGHEFTRLRDENRRNGITVDDSVWAKIQAL
- the malS gene encoding alpha-amylase — protein: MKLTAFALALMPGIVFASSWTSQGFPPFTAEGTGKFVSHAALTKGTRPLSLHIDQQCWQPADAIKLNQMLSLKPCEGTPPQWRLFKDGDYSLEIDTRSGTPTLTLSIKSTADPVASTVRQCPTWNGSPLTLEVSHTFPEGAVVRDYYSQQTATVKNGQITLQPGATSNGLLLLERAETDTPAAFNWHNATVYFVLTDRFQNGDPTNDQSYGRHKDGMEEIGTFHGGDLRGLANKLDYLQHLGVNALWISAPFEQIHGWVGGGTKGDFPHYAYHGYYTQDWTTLDANMGSEGDLRALVDGAHQRGIRILFDVVMNHTGYATLADMQTFRFGALYLQGDELKKTLGERWTDWKPAAGQSWHSFNDYINFSDKAAWEAWWGKEWIRTDIGDYDNPGFDDLTMSLAFLPDIKTESTTPSGLPVFYKNKPDTRAKAIEGYTPRDYLTHWLSQWVRDYGIDGFRVDTAKHVELPAWQQLKTQASAALTEWKQANPDKTLDDTPFWMTGEAWGHGVMQSDYYRHGFDAMINFDYQEQAAKAVDCLANMDATWQQMAEKLQDFNVLSYLSSHDTRLFREGGDKAAELLLLAPGAVQIFYGDESARPFGPTGSDPLQGARSDMNWQDINGKSAATVAHWQRISQFRARHPAIGAGKQTTLSLKQGYGFVREHDDDKVMVVWAGRP
- a CDS encoding YhcH/YjgK/YiaL family protein produces the protein MIFGHIAQPNPCRLPDAIEKALDFLRTTDFRTLDPGVVEIDGKNIFAQIIDLTTRTAAENRPEVHRRYLDIQFLAWGEEKIGVAIDTGNNQISESLLEQRDIIFYHDSEHESFFEMVPGSYAIFFPQDVHRPGCNKTVATPIRKIVVKVAISAL
- a CDS encoding 4Fe-4S dicluster domain-containing protein: MNRFIMADAAKCIGCRTCEVACVVAHQENQDCAAVSSGEFVSRIRVIKDDAFTTAAACRQCEDAPCANVCPTQAIRRDHGHIFVEQARCIGCKSCMLACPFGAMNVVSRTSRVQAIKCDLCWHRETGPACVEACPTDALQCLDVENVQRQRLHAQPV
- a CDS encoding DUF4862 family protein; the encoded protein is MKTNNTGYIIGAYPCAPSFHQKSEEEEKEFWRQLSDTPDIRGLEQPCLEHLHPLGDAWLLRHTPGNWQIVVTAIMETMRRRGENRGFGLASSNEDQRQACVAYYRHLYQKITTINAASAGKVIALELHAAPQADNPNVAQATDAFARSVKEIAGWDWPCDLVLEHCDAMTSAAPRKGFLPLDNVLEVIADYDISVCINWARSAIEGRNTTLPLTHTQQVKQAGKLGALMFSGTTQSGEYGEWQDLHAPFAPFCPDSMMTQEHARELLTCAGTDVLQFMGIKLLEINANADVSHRVAILRDGITALNNAK